A stretch of DNA from Arachis hypogaea cultivar Tifrunner chromosome 19, arahy.Tifrunner.gnm2.J5K5, whole genome shotgun sequence:
ttaaaagaaaattgagagTAACAAAAGGGCTCATAAACTAAAATtgcaaaataaagaaattaacaagaggagTTGGTGAACaaaagtgctagaacaaataaaagtaagggaaaactaaattaaaataagactgaaACCTAAACTTaaggagaaattgaaagaagaaaccctaaatcctagagagaagagagaacctctctctctagaattctacatctatctAAAAACTAaagtgtgtgaatgaatgatgaatgatTAATGATCGTCCAACTCCACTTTTCAGCCTCTTGTCTTcattttcgggcctgaaactgggtcaaaagcagcccagaaatcgcccccagtgttttctcTTTACTGAGGCACGTAACGCTCGTCACGCATACGTGTCAGCCATGCATACGCGTCGAATGGACGACTTcttggtcacgcatacgcgtcagtcacgcgtacgtgtcatttgGACTATGGCTTGGTCACGCGCACGCTttagccatgcgtacgcgtcggttcCAACTTCTGAAATctccaaattcttgtgttccttccactttagcatgcttcctcttcattctccatGCCATTACTGCCCTATAACCCTGAGATCACTCAACggacacatcacggcatcgaatggtaataagatagaattaaaaattagtaattataaggcctaggaaacatgttttcaatcatagcacaaaattaggaaggaatcttaaaaacatataatttacatgaataagtgtgagaatagttgacaaaattcactcaattcaatacaaaataaaccataaaataatattttatcaagGAGTTTCTATGTGACCTGCAGCAAGTGTGGTCAAACAGGGCACAACTATAAGACTTGCAAGGGTGCGCCATCTAACCCAAATTGGAAACCTACAATCAGGAAACCAAAGAAGAAGACCCATGACAACCTTTCTCTTGTGGTTCTACCACTGTCACAATCAGCACCTGAGGTAGAGGTACTTGACTGGATGAAGGATCTTTTTGTCCCCCCGATAAAATGTTGAAGGATTTAGTTGTcaattttaaaagtattaaaagatatatttaaattttttaatttatttgatgacTTTATTGTCTTTCTTCATTTCAAGGTGAAGAGCATAATTCATCTATTTCAACCAACCAGAACCATTCTGCAGCTACCACAACTCCAGATGTGGTCCAACAACAAGCTGCTCCAGAAGCTGCATATGTGTCTGTTTCTACAATCCCTGTAAGGCAAGGCCAGGTTCCATTCAAACCTCCAGCCAGAGTTCCAGCAAGACCATCCAACAGAACCTTGCGACCAAAACAACCAATTAGAAAGAAGGATGATGGTAAACAACATGTTCAAGGATCACAACAGCCAAGTGCAAAAGCAACTGAAGGACCATCTGGTGAGACTCTGGCTGCACCAAGCACTAGAACTAAAAGAACTTTTCAGTTCATCCCCGCCCCAGGAGTAAAAAATTCTAAGAAATGATGTTGCTATCTTAGGAAGTCAGTCGTAGCTGATgtaaaaaattggataaacttaTTTTCATTTGTGATGCATTCTAGTATCTTTTTGGCAAACTTATAATGTTCAGGTTGTGACCTATTATGAGACTGCTTATCATATTTTGTTAGGATTGTAATCCTTCAAACTTATCTTATAGTTCAATGTTTAATGATCCAACTAGTTTAATGAATTATACATACCCAGACCatcaatataatattatatatagccATTTAAAGACATGATGTTACAACAACAACATATTATCATTCATCAAAGGATAAACATAACTATATTATGTCAATTGTTCCTCACAAGAGCGATGCTCAACATCTAATAACACCTAATAACAGCAACAGCAACACAACTTACTACCAAATATACAACAATAACTCACATATTAGATTTTTTCCCTCTCTAGACATGCAAGCTTCTTCTCTAGCTTAACCAGCCTCTGTTCTACTTTATTCTTGCACAAGTATTGCTCCAAGTCGTCAACTTTGTTGTCAGTAACTGACTTCTCTGTAGCCCAAATTTTTGCAACATGATCATTAAGCCAGATAAGAAACTTGCAGTGGGATGGATTTTTCAACTGCAACAtcaacaaaatcaaaattcagcTAAACACATGAACCAGCTTCAAGCTTCACAGAACTATGTTACCTTGAAAAAGGGGCACCCAAGAAACAACTGGTTGGGGTTAGTTGGCATCCTGGACTTGTATAGTATAACATACACACCACACCTGCAAATCGGAGCAATGTCGTCCTTCTCGTCTCCAGCCTCCACGCAACGAATGTGAGACGGCAATCGGACTCATTGGGTGCTCGAAGAACGTCCTTCACTGGCCATAGACGCCCTAGGCAAAACAAACTCATAACTATACAAGTGCAATGGCGTGTTCTTCCAAATTGGAGAATTAGGGCACCTCCTAAAATGTCATCATTTTGGGAGCAGAGTAAAAGGACCTAGTTGTCCTCCAAATGAATGTCAACATCTCATCCTACTCCGTAAGGGGTACACATCACTTTACCTGATTTGGCCATCTTTTCGTACGGATACTGACTTGagcatcggagtgtccttgcaggtggtcATCCCCCTCTGCCCGTTCTACTACCAGCGTCACTGATCCTCTGCGAGGACCCGAAGATTTGTTTCAGGCCGCTCCAGGATCTCAACCCTTTTTTTTCTTCCATCACCATCCGACCCGTCGAGTACCCGACATCCTCAGGtaacgaacattggcgccgtctgtgggtaTCCCAGAGTAGACATGGAGTGACTCCCCACGTCGGAGGAACTCCGCGAAGGAGGTGGGGCCTGCCTGAGCAGGGCGAGTTCGACAGCCCGTGCCGGCGAACAGCCATGATCCTCCGTTCAGCCGAACCAACAAATCTACACCAAGACCCCCCGAGAGACGTCCCTTCGGAGGATCGAGGGCCGACAGTGCCAAGATCATGCAAGAACTCAGACATAGAGTACAAAACCTTGAGCGGGTGCTAACAGCGAGAGGCCGACCCCATAGAGACGTCAGCCACTCCCACGACGATGCCAGCCGATCCCACACTCGCACTCGCTCCCCCTCCCGAGGACACGATAGCCGAGAAAGGAGGCTAACAAAGCGCGACGAGGCGCATAGACAGGCGACCTCACGACCTACCCAAAGTAGGTCCGAGAGCCACTAGGAGTCCCAGAGAGGGAAAGCCAAGAAACAACAGGAACCCATTATCATGGGAGCCACTCCTTTCCACCCCTCGATCCTCAAGGTCCAGCTCCCAAAAAACTTCGACAAGccgacggacatgaggtacgacgggACTAAGGATCCCCAAGAGCATATCACAACCTTTGAAGCAAGGATGAACTTGGAGGGGGTAGGCGATGCGATCAGATGCCGAGCATTCCCTGTGACACTAGCCGGCCCAGCGATTCGATGGTTCCACGCCCTCCCACAAGGATCCATCATAGCTTTCGCGAACATCTCCCAAAGCTTCTTGGCTCGGTTCACGACACACATAGCCAAGGCAAAATACCCAATCAACTTGCTGGGGGTTACCCAAAAACCCGGGGAGCCAACCAGAAAGTTCCTAGACAGATTCAACAATGAGTGTCTAGAGATTGACAGCCTTACAGACTCAGTCGCTAGTCTCTGCCTAACGAACGGCTTGCTAAACGAGGACTTTAGGAAGCACCTTACTACCAAGCCTGTCTGGTCCATGCAAGAAATTCAAAGCGTGGCCAAGGAATACATCAATGATGAGGAAGTGAGTCAGGTTGTAGCAGCCAATAAACGGCAGCTCCCAAACCCCCAGCTCGGCAGCCCCCCCAGGTCGACAGATACAGGGAAGCCCCCTAGGACGACACCCTAGGCAAGCAGTCCAAGCAACCCCCACGAGTAGGAAGGTTCACGAACTACACGCCACTTACGACACCCATAGTGGAGGTTTACCAACAAATTGTAGACAAATGAATCCTATCCAGACCCAGACCATTGAAAGAAAGAACAGGAGGCAACAAAAGCCTCTACCGCGATTACCACAAGGGGTTTGGccacaagacccaagactgcttcgATCTCAAAGATGCTTTAGAGTAGGCCATATGAGATGGAAAGCTGAGTAAATTCTCCCGGCTCATCAGAGAGCCGAGGTGGCGGGAGCGCGAACGCTCCGAAGAAGATCGTAGCCGAGTCGTCAAGGCAAGGCAGGAAACCATAGGGGACACCAACAACCCCCCAACCTTCGTGGTCAACGTCGTGGTCGGGCGCGATAGCCCTCCTAAGTCCAAGTCAGCGACAAAAAAGGATACCCGAATCCTGTCCATTTCAACAAAGGTCCCACCATCAACAGGGACCACCCACCATATCCTTTGGCCCGAAGATAAATGGTTTCACGACCTCCCCGAGAACCCCCCATGGTGGTTAAAGCAATGGTCGGCACGGGGTTAGTCAGACGAATCCTCGTCGATACCGGAGCCGACTCTAACATCCTATTCAGGAACGTATTCGATGCCATGGGGCTTAAAGAATCTGACCTCAAAAATCACCAGCACGGGGTCATGGGACTTGGTGATAACTACATAAAACCCGACGGCACAATCTCTCTCCCAATATGCCTTGGAACCGGTGATGCCAAGAAATCGGTTATGGCAGACTTCGTAGTCCTCGGAGACTCCACAGCATATAACATCATCCTGGGAAGAAAGACCATCAATGAACTCTCAGCCGTAATATGCACTAAATTCCTGACAATGAAGTTCATAACGGATAAGGGAACAGTTGGCTCCATAAGGGAAGACCTAGAAGCGGCGGTCGCTTGCGACAACGCCAGTCTCTCCTTAAGGAAAGAATCTAAGAAGGCAGCTGGCGTATTCTTGGCAGACCTGGACGTCAGGATGGAGGACAAGCCAAGACCAGAACCTGAGGGGGACATGAAAAAGTTTCAGATAGGAAAGTCGGCAGACCAGTTTACCTTTGTAAACAGGAATCTACCCCATGAACTCAAGGGCCCCCTCATGGACATTGTAAGGGCAAACAGCAACTTCTTCACGTGGACACCATCAGACATGTCAGGGTTGGATCCTGAGGTCATGTCCCATCAACTAGCCGTAAAACCCGACGCCAGACCAGTAGCCCGGCGGCGAAGAAAGATATCTCAAGAAAGGGCCGACGAAGTCGCCAAGCAAACAGCCGGGCTACTAGAAGCAGGATTCATCAAAGAACTCGAGTATTCAACATGGCTGTCCAATGTCGTCCTGGTCAAGAAAGCCAGCGGAAAGTAGAGAATGTGCGTTGATTACTCCGATCTgaacaaagcatgcccaaaagacTCTTTCCCCCTCCTCAACATCGACACCTTGGTTGACTCGGTGGCAGGATATCGTTTTctcagcttcatggatgcctactctggctataaccagattCTGATGCACCAACCTGACGAGGACAAAATGGCATTCATAACACCAAGGGGTACTTATTGCTACAAAGTAATGCCCTTTGGGCTAAAAAATGAAGGAGCCACCTATCAAAGACTAATGAGCAAGGTCTTCCATGACCTCATCAGCAAGACAGTAaaagtgtacgtcgacgacatccTGGTAAAGACAGCAGAGCCGAACAAACTAATAGATGACCTCCAAGCTGTCTTCAAGGcactaagaaaattcaaaatgaggcTCAACCCTTTC
This window harbors:
- the LOC140182329 gene encoding uncharacterized protein — protein: MVVKAMVGTGLVRRILVDTGADSNILFRNVFDAMGLKESDLKNHQHGVMGLGDNYIKPDGTISLPICLGTGDAKKSVMADFVVLGDSTAYNIILGRKTINELSAVICTKFLTMKFITDKGTVGSIREDLEAAVACDNASLSLRKESKKAAGVFLADLDVRMEDKPRPEPEGDMKKFQIGKSADQFTFVNRNLPHELKGPLMDIVRANSNFFTWTPSDMSGLDPEVMSHQLAVKPDARPVARRRRKISQERADEVAKQTAGLLEAGFIKELEYSTWLSNVVLVKKASGK